A genomic segment from Barrientosiimonas humi encodes:
- a CDS encoding ABC transporter ATP-binding protein, with protein sequence MTDLVLAGVSRWYGNVVAVNDVSMVLSPGITGLLGPNGAGKSTLLSMMAGLLPPSAGSVTLGDRPVRERVSVYRDIGLVPVQEQLYDFLTGRQLVRLSADLQQVSDPAAATERAIELVDLADAAGRKVHTYSKGMRQRIKVASALVHDPQVLLLDEPFNGMDPIQRRQMMNLLTDLGQRGRTIVFSSHILEEVEQLARRVEVVVAGRHAASGDFAEIRRLMTDRPNQYRLRSSDNRRLAALLLADPSVRGARLRDRHTLEVETDDLGRFAHSVPRIARAHDIRLLELTPTDESLESVFSYLVNA encoded by the coding sequence GTGACCGACCTGGTGCTCGCGGGCGTGTCCCGGTGGTACGGCAACGTCGTCGCGGTCAACGACGTCTCGATGGTGCTCAGCCCGGGCATCACCGGGCTGCTCGGCCCCAACGGCGCCGGCAAGTCGACCCTGCTGTCGATGATGGCCGGTCTGCTGCCGCCCTCGGCCGGGTCGGTCACCCTCGGCGACCGGCCGGTGCGCGAGCGGGTGTCGGTCTATCGCGACATCGGCCTGGTGCCCGTCCAGGAGCAGCTGTACGACTTCCTCACCGGCCGCCAGCTGGTGCGCCTGAGCGCCGACCTGCAGCAGGTGTCCGACCCGGCGGCCGCGACCGAGCGGGCGATCGAGCTGGTCGACCTGGCCGACGCGGCCGGCCGCAAGGTGCACACCTACTCCAAGGGCATGCGGCAGCGGATCAAGGTCGCCTCGGCGCTGGTGCACGACCCGCAGGTGCTGCTGCTCGACGAGCCGTTCAACGGCATGGACCCGATCCAGCGGCGGCAGATGATGAACCTGCTCACCGACCTCGGGCAGCGCGGCCGCACCATCGTGTTCAGCTCGCACATCCTCGAGGAGGTCGAGCAGCTGGCCCGCCGCGTCGAGGTCGTGGTCGCGGGCCGGCACGCCGCCTCCGGCGACTTCGCCGAGATCCGCCGGCTGATGACCGACCGGCCCAACCAGTACCGGCTGCGCTCCTCCGACAACCGTCGGCTCGCGGCCCTGCTGCTCGCCGACCCGTCGGTGCGCGGCGCCCGGCTGCGCGACCGGCACACCCTCGAGGTCGAGACCGACGACCTGGGCCGGTTCGCCCACTCCGTCCCCCGCATCGCCCGCGCCCACG
- a CDS encoding ABC transporter permease yields the protein MSTSGPSGVIHDIGYRRFTGQRRSPGAVAGSLFRTALAHYFGIGRTGKAKIVPWVVTIIMFVPALVLAGIIIQLKRMSLSDRADLFGPLSTYFGYPFWTQLLLTVFVAAQAPVLFARDLRYRTIVLYFARPVSRTTLILVRLAALATAVFAIVAVPLTIWWGVAISSDLPVGQHTKAYLAALAGMAILAVMLAAISAMVSALTTRTGLSVTGVIVTLMITSGMVTALLGIAYENVNETLAFVAAALNPFTAVAALVSGLFDQPTPIELLPRVTTPGWTLFFVVVAAAWVLVPTAILLARTRKAASL from the coding sequence ATGAGCACGTCCGGGCCCAGCGGGGTCATCCACGACATCGGCTACCGCCGGTTCACCGGGCAGCGCCGCTCCCCCGGCGCGGTCGCGGGCTCGCTGTTCCGCACCGCGCTCGCCCACTACTTCGGCATCGGCCGCACCGGCAAGGCCAAGATCGTGCCCTGGGTCGTGACGATCATCATGTTCGTGCCGGCGCTGGTGCTGGCCGGCATCATCATCCAGCTGAAGCGGATGTCCCTGTCGGACCGGGCCGACCTGTTCGGGCCGCTGTCGACCTATTTCGGCTACCCGTTCTGGACCCAGCTGCTGCTCACCGTCTTCGTCGCGGCGCAGGCGCCCGTGCTCTTCGCGCGCGACCTGCGATACCGCACGATCGTGCTCTACTTCGCCCGCCCGGTCTCGCGCACGACGCTGATCCTGGTGCGGCTCGCGGCCCTCGCGACCGCGGTGTTCGCGATCGTCGCCGTGCCGCTGACGATCTGGTGGGGGGTCGCGATCAGCTCCGACCTGCCGGTCGGCCAGCACACCAAGGCCTACCTCGCCGCCCTCGCCGGCATGGCGATCCTCGCGGTGATGCTGGCGGCCATCTCGGCGATGGTCTCGGCCCTGACCACCCGCACCGGCCTGTCGGTCACCGGCGTGATCGTCACGCTGATGATCACCTCGGGCATGGTCACCGCGCTGCTGGGGATCGCGTACGAGAACGTCAACGAGACGCTCGCCTTCGTCGCCGCCGCGCTCAACCCGTTCACCGCGGTCGCCGCGCTGGTCAGCGGGCTGTTCGACCAGCCGACGCCGATCGAGCTGCTCCCCCGCGTGACGACCCCCGGGTGGACGCTCTTCTTCGTCGTGGTGGCGGCCGCCTGGGTGCTGGTCCCGACCGCGATCCTGCTCGCCCGCACCCGGAAGGCGGCCTCGCTGTGA
- a CDS encoding ABC transporter ATP-binding protein: MGAPVVQTRDLTVQYPRVRALDALSVDVPAGVTGIVGVNGAGKSTLIKVLLGLLAPTAGEARVLDMDTRTHGAAIRAVVGYMPEHDALPPDVSAAEFVLHMAQVSGLPRTDARERTADVLRHVGLAEERHRPIGGYSTGMRQRVKLAQAIVHDPRLVLLDEPTNGLDPRSRDDMLDLISRIGHDFGISVIVTSHLLGELERTADHVVVIDSGRLLRASATTDLTQTTGTVLVEVLGPYGSDRRVGQALLDRGIQAAPDGDRIRVRIDDPRALDVVRDVVTDLGLGLVRVQEIHHTLEEVFEATGGAR, encoded by the coding sequence GTGGGGGCACCAGTCGTACAGACCCGAGATCTGACGGTCCAGTATCCCCGGGTCCGCGCCCTCGACGCGCTCAGCGTCGACGTGCCGGCCGGGGTCACCGGGATCGTGGGCGTCAACGGCGCCGGCAAGTCCACGCTCATCAAGGTGCTGCTGGGGCTGCTCGCGCCGACCGCCGGCGAGGCGCGGGTGCTCGACATGGACACCCGCACGCACGGCGCCGCGATCCGCGCGGTCGTGGGCTACATGCCCGAGCACGACGCGCTGCCGCCCGACGTCTCGGCCGCCGAGTTCGTGCTGCACATGGCGCAGGTGTCGGGGCTGCCGCGCACCGACGCCCGCGAGCGCACCGCCGACGTGCTGCGCCACGTGGGGCTCGCCGAGGAGCGGCACCGGCCCATCGGCGGCTACTCCACCGGCATGCGGCAGCGGGTCAAGCTGGCGCAGGCGATCGTGCACGACCCGCGCCTGGTGCTGCTGGACGAGCCCACCAACGGGCTCGACCCGCGTTCGCGCGACGACATGCTCGACCTGATCTCGCGCATCGGCCACGACTTCGGCATCTCGGTGATCGTCACCAGCCACCTGCTCGGCGAGCTGGAGCGCACGGCCGACCACGTCGTCGTCATCGACAGCGGCCGGCTGCTGCGCGCCTCGGCCACCACCGACCTGACCCAGACCACCGGCACCGTGCTGGTCGAGGTGCTCGGCCCGTACGGCTCCGACCGGCGCGTGGGCCAGGCGCTGCTCGACCGCGGCATCCAGGCCGCGCCCGACGGCGACCGGATCCGGGTGCGGATCGACGACCCGCGCGCGCTCGACGTGGTCCGCGACGTCGTCACCGACCTCGGCCTCGGGCTGGTGCGGGTGCAGGAGATCCACCACACGCTCGAAGAGGTCTTCGAGGCGACGGGAGGCGCCCGATGA
- the rpsJ gene encoding 30S ribosomal protein S10 yields the protein MAGQKIRIRLKSYDHEVIDSSARKIVDTVTRAGATVVGPVPLPTEKNVFCVIRSPHKYKDSREHFEMRTHKRLIDIVDPTPKAVDSLMRLDLPADVNIEIKL from the coding sequence ATGGCGGGACAGAAGATCCGCATCCGGCTGAAGTCGTACGACCACGAGGTCATCGACAGCTCGGCGCGCAAGATTGTCGACACGGTGACCCGTGCCGGTGCCACGGTCGTGGGCCCCGTGCCGCTGCCGACGGAGAAGAACGTCTTCTGCGTCATCCGGTCGCCGCACAAGTACAAGGACAGCCGCGAGCACTTCGAGATGCGCACGCACAAGCGCCTGATCGACATCGTGGACCCGACCCCCAAGGCTGTCGACTCGCTGATGCGTCTGGACCTCCCGGCCGACGTCAACATCGAGATCAAGCTCTGA
- the rplC gene encoding 50S ribosomal protein L3, which produces MTHITERPVKGVLGEKLGMTQVWDAENRLVPVTVIQAGPCVVTQVRGDDDGYHAVQIGYGQIDPRKVTKPLKGHFDKAGVTPRRHLVEVRTSDAAEYAPGQEITAEAFEAGAVVDVVGTTKGKGFAGVMKRHGFSGVGASHGAHRNHRKPGSIGGCATPGRVFKGMRMAGRMGGVRQTTQNLTIHAVDAEKGLLLVKGAVPGPRGGIVLVKSAAKTAAKEA; this is translated from the coding sequence ATGACTCACATCACGGAGCGCCCGGTCAAGGGCGTCCTCGGCGAGAAGCTCGGCATGACCCAGGTCTGGGACGCCGAGAACCGCCTCGTCCCCGTCACCGTCATCCAGGCGGGCCCCTGCGTCGTCACGCAGGTCCGCGGTGACGACGACGGCTACCACGCGGTGCAGATCGGCTACGGCCAGATCGACCCGCGCAAGGTCACCAAGCCGCTGAAGGGCCACTTCGACAAGGCCGGCGTGACCCCGCGTCGTCACCTCGTCGAGGTGCGCACCTCCGACGCCGCCGAGTACGCCCCCGGCCAGGAGATCACCGCCGAGGCCTTCGAGGCCGGCGCGGTCGTCGACGTCGTCGGCACCACCAAGGGCAAGGGCTTCGCCGGTGTCATGAAGCGTCACGGCTTCTCCGGTGTCGGCGCCTCGCACGGTGCGCACCGCAACCACCGCAAGCCGGGTTCGATCGGTGGCTGCGCCACCCCGGGTCGTGTCTTCAAGGGCATGCGCATGGCCGGCCGCATGGGCGGCGTGCGCCAGACGACCCAGAACCTCACCATCCACGCCGTCGACGCCGAGAAGGGTCTGCTGCTGGTCAAGGGCGCTGTGCCCGGTCCCCGCGGCGGCATCGTCCTCGTCAAGTCGGCCGCGAAGACCGCTGCGAAGGAGGCCTGA
- the rplD gene encoding 50S ribosomal protein L4, with amino-acid sequence MTTVDILGPTGAKSGTTELPAEIFDVQTNVPLIHQVVVAQLAAARQGTHATKTRGEVRGGGRKPYRQKGTGRARQGSTRAPQFAGGGTVHGPQPRDYSQRTPKKMKAAALRGALSDRARHGRIHVVAGVVEGDAPSTRSAATLLDGLSERKNLLVVLHRDDEVGAKSVRNLADVHLIWSDQVNTYDVLCADDVVFTQAALEHFLSFGEQARVAAKAAKEAKKAPVEAEQSEGDN; translated from the coding sequence ATGACGACCGTCGACATCCTGGGGCCGACCGGTGCCAAGTCCGGCACCACCGAGCTGCCCGCCGAGATCTTCGACGTGCAGACCAACGTCCCGCTGATCCACCAGGTGGTCGTGGCCCAGCTCGCCGCTGCGCGCCAGGGCACCCACGCCACCAAGACCCGCGGCGAGGTCCGCGGCGGTGGCCGCAAGCCGTACCGCCAGAAGGGCACCGGCCGGGCGCGTCAGGGCTCGACCCGCGCGCCGCAGTTCGCCGGCGGTGGCACCGTCCACGGCCCGCAGCCGCGTGACTACAGCCAGCGCACCCCGAAGAAGATGAAGGCTGCCGCGCTGCGCGGCGCCCTCTCCGACCGGGCGCGGCACGGCCGCATCCACGTCGTGGCCGGTGTCGTCGAGGGCGACGCCCCGTCGACGCGGTCCGCGGCGACGCTGCTGGACGGGCTCAGCGAGCGCAAGAACCTGCTCGTGGTGCTGCACCGCGACGACGAGGTCGGCGCCAAGAGCGTGCGCAACCTCGCCGACGTGCACCTGATCTGGTCCGACCAGGTCAACACCTACGACGTGCTGTGCGCCGACGACGTGGTCTTCACCCAGGCCGCGCTCGAGCACTTCCTGAGCTTCGGCGAGCAGGCCCGGGTCGCGGCGAAGGCCGCCAAGGAGGCCAAGAAGGCTCCGGTCGAGGCCGAGCAGAGCGAAGGGGACAACTGA
- the rplW gene encoding 50S ribosomal protein L23, translating into MSTGRKDPRDILIAPVVSEKSYSLLDEGKYTFLVDPRANKTEIKVAVEQVFGVKVDSVHTMNRPGKTRRTRFGTGKRKDTKRAIVSLREGSIDIFGQVG; encoded by the coding sequence ATGAGCACTGGACGCAAGGACCCGCGCGACATCCTGATCGCGCCGGTCGTCTCGGAGAAGTCCTACAGCCTGCTCGACGAGGGCAAGTACACCTTCCTCGTCGACCCGCGGGCCAACAAGACCGAGATCAAGGTGGCCGTGGAGCAGGTCTTCGGCGTGAAGGTCGACTCGGTGCACACCATGAACCGCCCGGGCAAGACCCGCCGGACCCGCTTCGGCACGGGCAAGCGCAAGGACACCAAGCGCGCGATCGTCTCGCTGCGCGAGGGCTCGATCGACATCTTCGGCCAGGTTGGCTGA
- the rplB gene encoding 50S ribosomal protein L2, which yields MAIRKYKPTTPGRRGSSVADFAEVTRSTPEKSLVRPLTKSGGRNASGRITTRHIGGGHKRAYRVIDFRRADKDGIRAKVAHIEYDPNRTARIALLHYADGEKRYIIAPSRLKQGDWIENGPNADIKPGNNLPLRNIPTGTVVHCIELRPGGGAKIARSAGARVQLVAKDGPYAQLRMPSGEIRNVDVRCRATVGEVGNAEQSNISWGKAGRMRWKGKRPTVRGVAMNPVDHPHGGGEGKTSGGRHPVSPWGQPEGRTRRPNKESDKLIVRRRRTGKKR from the coding sequence ATGGCTATCCGTAAGTACAAGCCGACGACCCCCGGTCGTCGCGGCTCGAGCGTGGCCGACTTCGCCGAGGTCACCCGCTCGACGCCGGAGAAGTCGCTGGTCCGCCCGCTGACCAAGTCCGGCGGCCGCAACGCCTCGGGCCGCATCACCACCCGGCACATCGGTGGTGGCCACAAGCGCGCCTACCGCGTCATCGACTTCCGTCGCGCCGACAAGGACGGCATCCGCGCGAAGGTCGCTCACATCGAGTACGACCCCAACCGCACCGCCCGCATCGCGCTGCTGCACTACGCCGACGGCGAGAAGCGCTACATCATCGCGCCGAGCCGGCTGAAGCAGGGCGACTGGATCGAGAACGGCCCCAACGCCGACATCAAGCCCGGCAACAACCTGCCGCTGCGCAACATCCCGACCGGTACGGTCGTCCACTGCATCGAGCTGCGGCCCGGTGGCGGTGCGAAGATCGCCCGCTCGGCCGGCGCCCGCGTGCAGCTCGTCGCCAAGGACGGCCCCTACGCGCAGCTGCGCATGCCCTCCGGTGAGATCCGCAACGTCGACGTGCGCTGCCGCGCCACCGTCGGCGAGGTCGGCAACGCCGAGCAGAGCAACATCAGCTGGGGCAAGGCGGGCCGCATGCGCTGGAAGGGCAAGCGCCCGACCGTGCGCGGTGTCGCGATGAACCCGGTTGACCACCCGCACGGTGGTGGTGAGGGCAAGACCTCCGGTGGACGCCACCCGGTCAGCCCGTGGGGTCAGCCCGAGGGCCGCACCCGCCGCCCCAACAAGGAGAGCGACAAGCTCATCGTGCGTCGCCGCCGTACTGGCAAGAAGCGCTGA
- the rpsS gene encoding 30S ribosomal protein S19, translated as MPRSLKKGPFVDDHLAKKVEAQNEAGTKNVIKTWSRRSMITPDMLGHTLAVHDGRKHVPVFVTEAMVGHKLGEFAPTRTFKGHEKDDRKGRRR; from the coding sequence ATGCCACGCAGCCTGAAGAAGGGCCCCTTCGTCGACGACCACCTTGCCAAGAAGGTGGAGGCGCAGAACGAGGCGGGCACCAAGAACGTCATCAAGACCTGGTCCCGCCGGTCGATGATCACCCCCGACATGCTCGGCCACACCCTCGCGGTGCACGACGGCCGCAAGCACGTCCCGGTCTTCGTGACCGAGGCGATGGTCGGTCACAAGCTCGGCGAGTTCGCCCCGACCCGCACCTTCAAGGGTCACGAGAAGGACGACCGGAAGGGGCGCCGCCGCTGA
- the rplV gene encoding 50S ribosomal protein L22 produces MEAKAQARYVRVTPQKARRVVDLIRGKQATEAVAVLQFAPQGASEQIRKVLESAIANARYAADQASAPFDERTLVVSEAYVDEGPTMKRFRPRAQGRASRINKRTSHITVRVAQPQKTTAEGGN; encoded by the coding sequence ATGGAAGCCAAGGCGCAGGCGCGGTACGTCCGTGTGACGCCGCAGAAGGCCCGCCGCGTCGTGGACCTGATCCGTGGGAAGCAGGCCACCGAGGCCGTCGCGGTGCTGCAGTTCGCGCCCCAGGGGGCGAGCGAGCAGATCCGCAAGGTGCTGGAGAGCGCGATCGCCAACGCGCGCTATGCAGCCGACCAGGCTTCCGCGCCGTTCGATGAGCGCACGCTCGTGGTGAGCGAGGCGTACGTCGACGAGGGCCCGACCATGAAGCGGTTCCGCCCGCGGGCCCAGGGCCGCGCGAGCCGGATCAACAAGCGCACCAGCCACATCACGGTGCGTGTCGCACAGCCGCAGAAGACGACCGCCGAGGGAGGCAACTGA